CCGGTTGTTTGACAAATAATGTCCATTTTCCTCCATCAGGAGAATGTAACTCATGGCCTTGGGCGTAAACCCCATTCTGGTCAGAGACGTCCCCTTCAGCAAGCCAAACGTCCGCACTCTGATACTCTCGTATCTCTGGCCGTAATGCGCCGTCACGTGTGACGAGCAGGCGAAACTCAACAGTACCAGAGGGCGGTCTCCCCTCACTAAGAATCTTTGATGGAGGAATTTGAAATCGTAAGATGGGGACACTCAGGCAGGCTATCCCTAAAAAAACCACGACTAATTGGCTAGCCGCTGCTTTTCTCGATGCACCGAAGAGCCGTACCACTATCGCCAGCGCAACGAGCAACCAAGCACAGATCAACCAAAGCCCGATTTCACGGATTCGTTCAAAGAAATAGCCCCGGAAGACGGGAATAGGGAGGTGCATAACTGTCAGAAACAACAGGACAAGAATGACTATCAATATGAGGGAGCGATAGAGAGCCTGGAAAGATTTGATGTTCATCACACTCAATAGCGAGAGACCTCATTCAACGCCACTCTCTGAAGAGACGCTACAATATTTTTCATTTCCGATACACCAACCCAAGGCACAACGAAAAGCGAAAATCATGCGAGAACCTGAGCTCCCGTCCTATGAAGGAATTTTACAAGCTCGCCTCTCCAAAAGCTCATCTTGTACCAGCTTAATCCTTCCAGTCTAGAATTCCCTTGCGCCATTCGTAAACCAGACCAAGGGTAATAACCGTGATAAAGATCACCATTGCCCAAAACACGGGCCAACCCAACTCCTTTAGATTCACTACCCACGGATAGAGGAAAATGACTTCGATATCAAATAAGATAAATGACATAGCAACCAAGTAAAATCTGACATTGAATCTTTGCTCTCGAACATCTCCCACCGATACAGAACCGCATTCAAACGGAAGTTGCT
This genomic window from bacterium contains:
- a CDS encoding NADH-quinone oxidoreductase subunit A, with the translated sequence MEISPYLGIIILAVLTAGFLITMLFLATVLGPRNASRTKQLPFECGSVSVGDVREQRFNVRFYLVAMSFILFDIEVIFLYPWVVNLKELGWPVFWAMVIFITVITLGLVYEWRKGILDWKD